Genomic DNA from Erythrobacter aureus:
CCGAGGTCGTACCCGGCGGAGGCGGCGCGCTTCAGCCGCTTGTCGCGGTCGATGCCATCCGGGTTGGCCAGCGTCTCGAGCGTGATCGAGCGCGTGCCGGTACGGCAATAGGCAAGCACAGGCCCATCGGTCCCGCGCCGAACCGCGCGAAAGGCCGCGACTGCCGCATCGGGAAACGCGCCGCCCGAAACCGGAATATGGTGGAATGCGATTCCCGCCGCCTGCGCGGCTTCGCGCATTGCATCGACGCTTGGCTGCGTCTCTTCCTCGCCATCGGGCCGGTTACAGATCAGAGTGGCGAATCCACGTTCTTTCAAGGCGTGCATATCCGCGAGTTGAATTTGCGGCGCCACGGCGAAGCCTGGCGAAACTTCTCGAATATCCATCATCCATTCCCTTCCATCAGGCGCACCAGGAACATGCCCGCAAGCATGGCGACCACGAAGATCGCCGCCGACGCAGGCTCGATCACGAGCGCCGCGACACCCGGCCCGGGGCACAGGCCCGCGATACCCCAGCCGATCCCGAACAGCGCCGATCCGCCGATCAGGCGCGCGGTCAGGTCGCTGCGGTCCGGCAGGGCGAATTTTTCCGCGAAGAATGGGTGCGCCATGCGTGGTTGGAAGCGCCAGGCGATGGCCATGACGATCACCGCACCGCCCATCACGAAAGCGAGCGTGGGATCCCAATCGCCGAACAGGTCGAGGAAGCCGCGCACCCGGGCGGGATTGGTCATTCCGCCCAGTGCAAGGCCTGCCCCGAACAGCGTTCCCGAGAGCAGCGGGGGGAGCAGACGCCGGATCATGGCAGCACCTCCAGTCCCGCCATGTTCATCACCGCGACCGTGGCAATGCCGAAAGCCATAAAGGTGAGCGTCG
This window encodes:
- a CDS encoding TIGR01244 family sulfur transferase is translated as MMDIREVSPGFAVAPQIQLADMHALKERGFATLICNRPDGEEETQPSVDAMREAAQAAGIAFHHIPVSGGAFPDAAVAAFRAVRRGTDGPVLAYCRTGTRSITLETLANPDGIDRDKRLKRAASAGYDLGTLRDTLG
- a CDS encoding DUF6691 family protein, whose product is MIRRLLPPLLSGTLFGAGLALGGMTNPARVRGFLDLFGDWDPTLAFVMGGAVIVMAIAWRFQPRMAHPFFAEKFALPDRSDLTARLIGGSALFGIGWGIAGLCPGPGVAALVIEPASAAIFVVAMLAGMFLVRLMEGNG